The genome window CTTCGCCTGTTTAGAGGGAAAAATTAGGCGATTATTTAACCTTCAGAGGCCGAAACTCGATCAAATAAAAGgtacaaaacattcagatgATCAGGAACCAGAGACCGGCCTTCAAATCACAGTCAATTATAACGTTGAAGTGACGCCTAACAAACCGTCAGGTTACCGGGATGTGTTCCCGTGTTGTCTGACATTGTTGGCCGTTTTTAGGCTAAAAGCGTTACTGACAGTTCTATTCatatctttaaaaaagacatttccgGACGTAGATTTATGATTATACGTGGTGTGTAACATGTTTAATGGCGCTAAATTGTCATGACGACAACGCTTTAAGATTGTAGTAACAAAAAGCGCGGCAGCGGGAAACAAACCAGAAGTACATCATAAACACCCTTCATGTTTAATGTGAAGTGCAATAAAAGCAGCTGGATGTCGGACACATTCAACTACTGTAGCGagagcttatatatatatatatatatatatatatatatatacacacacacacacacacacagtttacagttatTGTCAGTTCACAAACATCTTCAGTCCAATTTGAGGGATTACAGGACGTTTAAAGCTAACATCTCATAACGGAAGTCGGTCTTAGTTTTTGTGATTTCAAcatcattttaactttttgacACTGTTTTATGATTACACTTTAacggcttttaatgtgaaactaaaGCGTGTCTTTTGTCAGAGTCTGAAATGTTGCGTAAACGCTCATTCTGAGTAGTTTTGTAACGTCGGTTTCGGGCAGTTTTGTAACTCCGCACGAACAAAGCCCTTTGAATTTCCCGCAGCTGTTCAGGTGGCACGTGAGCGCGGCTCTCCACCCGATTGGCTCCGTCGCGGCGTCAGTTTAAAGAGCCGCCGCGAGCTGCGTTTCTATTGGCCAGCTGCGTTCTAGCGCCAAGATTTCAATAAATAGGCGAGCGGACAACAGACGCCGCTTCAGTCTCTGCCAGCTGCTAGTTTAGATCCTCGTCTTCTTTTCTTACTCcttcttttaatttcttaacttatcttttatttatctgtccGTCTGAACTCGAGCACATCAACATGCTTTCTGCTCGCTCTCCTCTTTCCGTCAAGAATGAAAAGTCACTCAGCAGTCAGATGGACAACATGTCGCTGGACAAAGAAAACACGGTGAGACCAGAAAGACCGTAACACTGATGTTTCATGTCGCGTTTAAACGTTAAAATCTCCATTTGATGTTACGATAACAGTGTTTGTAAGTTAAACATCATGGCGGCCATTTTCTGAGCAGTTCAGCCCGACAGCCTGACTGACCCACATTTCACCTGTATTTCAGCCGGTGGGATAGAAAAGAAAGCGTATTCATTCATTACGGAAAGTGCTTTTTGGTCACTAAGGACATCTTGTCTTCTCTCTTCCAGCCGCCGAGCCTGAACACGACCCGCATCCTGGCGTCTAAAACCGCGCGCAAAATCTTCGACGATCCTGCGGTGAGTCCCAATCTGCTGAAACCTTCAAGACTTCCGGTCACTTCAGACACATTATCAGCATCCATGTTAAAGGACATTATGACGAGTTGGTGTTTGTTATTGTGGTCATGTGGCGCCTAAAATGTCGGTTCTGGCGCCAACATGGACAATCAGCTGATGGAGGATTATATGACACATTCATGTCGCTGGATTCTGgcatatttcttcttctttcttttccatcgACTGCATCCAAAGTTAGAACGTTACAGACTTGTTATGAAGCGAAGTGTCGATCAGAGCAGTTCAGGTCAAACAGCCTTCACATTCTGCACTTTCTTATCTTTGAACACGAGCAGCGGTGGATGTGTTCTTCTGATCTTTGTATGTTTCTTGTATATTTGAGCTCTCAGGTGGTTTGTGGCTGAcagtcttgtgttttgtgttttgcagccCAAAGCCGTGAAGAAGAGCAGCCGTGAAGAGGAGCCGCTGCTGAAGGAGAACCCTCGTCGTTTCGTCATCTTCCCCATCCAGTACCACGACATCTGGCAGATGTACAAGAAGGCCGAGGCCTCTTTCTGGACCGCAGAGGAGGTACGCGTGGACCCGTGTAGTCAGATCTTTAGTTCCCATCATCAGTCAGTGGCTCTGAGACTCAGCGTCCCTCTGTGGTCCCAGACCCGTGTCCTACTCtagaaacactgcagagtgaATGTGAATCTCTTTTATTGGTGTAAAAGTGTTCAAgtctaaaatatatttgatgACTTTAACGTGATCAGGTGTGCAGGcggagccagcagctgctggaggatgTTGACGGCTTGTGTTTGTTCAGGTGGATCTGTCCAAGGACCTGCAGCACTGGGAGTCCCTGAAGGACGAGGAGAGGTACTTCATCTCTCACGTGTTGGCTTTCTTCGCCGCCAGCGACGGCATCGTCAACGAGAATCTGGTGAGGACCCTGAAACATCAGCTCTCAGATCAATGACTGATTATTGAGTTATTCTGGTGGTTTCGTCCTGAAGGGGGACAAGAAGCACCGATGTGACGACAGTTAGTACTGTTAAACCGTCGCAGGctgaaagtaaaagacaaagtTCCAACATGTAAAGATAAGCAGCTGAACTGGGGTCAGATCTCATGTTGTCCTCTGCTGACtggctgtttgctgctgttcaACTGAATATTTTAGTTAATATAAAATCCTAAAGCACAAGGTGACGTCCTcctaatgaatatttttttcgTCCCAAACCCCCAAATATTGACTTTACTGTCATGCGAGatcaagaaaagcagcaaattctcaacaaatatgtagctttttattttttacttgaaaCACGACTCAAACGTGAATTGATAATCAGTCATTTTCTTCTGATTAATTCATTGTTGCGGCTCTAAATGAGTTGATGCTCTGGTTGTAAACGTGGACCTGTTGTctcccctcgtcctcctcgtgACCACCAGGTGGAGCGCTTCACACAGGAAGTGCAGGTGACGGAGGCGAGGTGTTTCTATGGTTTCCAGATCGCCATGGAGAACATCCACTCAGAGATGTACAGCCTCCTCATCAACACCTACATCAAGGAGCCCACAGAGAGGTGAGACCACTCTGTTACTGGTGTGCTGGTCTGTACTGGACTCTGCCGGTCTGTGCTGGTGTCTGACCGTGTGTTCAACGACCCACAGGGAATACCTCTTCAACGCCATCGAGACTTTGCCGTGTGTGAAGAAGAAGGCCGACTGGGCGATCAACTGGATCGGCAACAAGAACGCCAACTACGGTAAAGCTGCTCCCTGTGGCTCCGAGACGGCCGCGTTCCTGGTTGATCAGGTTTGATGTTGATCTTCTATCTGTTATTGATCGTGACTCTGGTTCCTTTAGGAGAGCGCGTGGTGGCCTTCGCCTCCGTGGAGGGAATCTTCTTCTCCGGTTCCTTCGCTGCCATCTTCTGGCTGAAGAAGAGGGGCCTGATGCCCGGCCTGACCTTCTCCAACGAGCTCATCAGCAGAGACGAGGTGACGCACCGGCCGTCAATGATTATATATCGGCAGTGAGATCAATATTAAGCTTCCTGTTGCTGGTTCAGGGTCTGCACTGTGACCCAGTGTCTGTggagtaactgtgtgtgttgctggttCAGGGTCTGCACTGTGACTTCGCCTGTCTGATGTTCAAACACCTGGTCAACAAGCCGTCGATAGAAACCGTCACCAACATCATCAAGAACGCCGTGGAGATCGAGCAGGTCGGTCAAACGGACCAATGTGGAGATCCTGAACTTGTTCTGGTTTCTCTCCTTCAGTCGGTTGATGGTTTCACTGGTTTTAAtggtgtgttgttgttcttgttgttctgTTCAGGAGTTCCTGACGGAGGCTCTGCCGGTGAAGCTGATCGGGATGAACTGCGAGCTGATGAAGCAGTACATCGAGTTTGTAGCCGACAGACTGATGATGGAGCTCGGCTTCACAAAGGTAACCACAGCTCCCAGTAACGGCTGCTGAAACCATTTTGAAGGTGTCTGCTGGTGGagagaacatttacatttcactttgctACATTTCAACcttatttggacattttattttgaaaggaaacGTGAATTAAAATCTTCCACTTGACGTCGTTTATAAAGCGGTCTTTGTGCTGACGTCGGGTCAGTTACGGTGGACATGTTAAATGTAGGTTGTAGTGGAACATAAATCTCCACTTGGGAAACACTTAGAAAGTTTTTAAAGAAGTAGTCAGAACAGCTGGCTCCTGATCCTGGTCTGGATCAGGTCTGTGATGATGAGAGGCGCAGGGGTACGGACCTCAGCCAATGATGGGGGCTGAGTGCTGCAGCGACGCTCTGATTGGAGGACGAGTGGTTCACTGACAGACGAGCAGCAGCACGAGACAGACGCCTGTCTGAACAGACCGACGCCTGATACTGCATTTCACAAgttaaatgttcctttttctAAACTGACCTCCGATCTGTCGGCCGTCTCTGCAGATCTACCGGGTGGAGAACCC of Enoplosus armatus isolate fEnoArm2 unplaced genomic scaffold, fEnoArm2.hap1 Scaffold_90, whole genome shotgun sequence contains these proteins:
- the LOC139307336 gene encoding ribonucleoside-diphosphate reductase subunit M2-like isoform X1 gives rise to the protein MLSARSPLSVKNEKSLSSQMDNMSLDKENTPPSLNTTRILASKTARKIFDDPAPKAVKKSSREEEPLLKENPRRFVIFPIQYHDIWQMYKKAEASFWTAEEVDLSKDLQHWESLKDEERYFISHVLAFFAASDGIVNENLVERFTQEVQVTEARCFYGFQIAMENIHSEMYSLLINTYIKEPTEREYLFNAIETLPCVKKKADWAINWIGNKNANYGERVVAFASVEGIFFSGSFAAIFWLKKRGLMPGLTFSNELISRDEGLHCDFACLMFKHLVNKPSIETVTNIIKNAVEIEQEFLTEALPVKLIGMNCELMKQYIEFVADRLMMELGFTKIYRVENPFDFMENISLEGKTNFFEKRVGEYQRMGVMSGSTDNTFRLDADF
- the LOC139307336 gene encoding ribonucleoside-diphosphate reductase subunit M2-like isoform X2, yielding MLSARSPLSVKNEKSLSSQMDNMSLDKENTPPSLNTTRILASKTARKIFDDPAVSPNLLKPSRLPEPLLKENPRRFVIFPIQYHDIWQMYKKAEASFWTAEEVDLSKDLQHWESLKDEERYFISHVLAFFAASDGIVNENLVERFTQEVQVTEARCFYGFQIAMENIHSEMYSLLINTYIKEPTEREYLFNAIETLPCVKKKADWAINWIGNKNANYGERVVAFASVEGIFFSGSFAAIFWLKKRGLMPGLTFSNELISRDEGLHCDFACLMFKHLVNKPSIETVTNIIKNAVEIEQEFLTEALPVKLIGMNCELMKQYIEFVADRLMMELGFTKIYRVENPFDFMENISLEGKTNFFEKRVGEYQRMGVMSGSTDNTFRLDADF
- the LOC139307336 gene encoding ribonucleoside-diphosphate reductase subunit M2-like isoform X3, producing the protein MLSARSPLSVKNEKSLSSQMDNMSLDKENTPPSLNTTRILASKTARKIFDDPAVTVKKSSREEEPLLKENPRRFVIFPIQYHDIWQMYKKAEASFWTAEEVDLSKDLQHWESLKDEERYFISHVLAFFAASDGIVNENLVERFTQEVQVTEARCFYGFQIAMENIHSEMYSLLINTYIKEPTEREYLFNAIETLPCVKKKADWAINWIGNKNANYGERVVAFASVEGIFFSGSFAAIFWLKKRGLMPGLTFSNELISRDEGLHCDFACLMFKHLVNKPSIETVTNIIKNAVEIEQEFLTEALPVKLIGMNCELMKQYIEFVADRLMMELGFTKIYRVENPFDFMENISLEGKTNFFEKRVGEYQRMGVMSGSTDNTFRLDADF